A single window of Oncorhynchus clarkii lewisi isolate Uvic-CL-2024 chromosome 10, UVic_Ocla_1.0, whole genome shotgun sequence DNA harbors:
- the LOC139418602 gene encoding lipase member H, whose product MSFWWCLALLLGSVAIYSAHECDVFTDLDLHHSIIGTSLYVKLLLYTRANLICGQELSHHNLSAQPLFNVTKPTTFIVHGYRPTGSPPVWIHDITQQLLARGDMNVLLVDWNRGATNVNYLKVVTYTHDTADNLTAFIKKMQENGASLSSIHMIGISLGAHISGFVGAKFNGTIGRITALDPAGPMFTGNPPEDRLDPTDAQFVDVVHTDMDAFGFRKPLGHIDFYPNGGADQPGCPKTIFSGSSYFKCDHQRSVFLYLGSINRTCNIRAFPCSSYTEFLDGRCMDCDQFKPAGCPVFGYDSIEWKDTLVPLNQTRVFFTTNKQTPFCRTNYRVDVVTWNHDTRWGYITIKLHNGAEVTEATINHKVSKFEKYSETRLLAQFDKDIQKVYKISITFSTGNALQPKLKLRVLRIRLTHLERKDRPLCRYDVILEENKELTFRPMPCEESNF is encoded by the exons atgtccttttggtggtgcCTGGCACTGCTGCTGGGATCTGTTGCAATATACAGCG CCCATGAATGTGATGTGTTCACTGATCTGGACCTCCATCACTCTATCATCGGGACCAGCCTGTATGTGAAGCTGTTGCTGTACACCAGAGCTAATCTTATCTGTGGTCAGGAGCTGTCCCACCACAACCTGTCAGCCCAGCCCCTGTTCAACGTCACCAAACCCACCACCTTTATCGTTCATGGCTACCGTCCTACGGGCTCTCCGCCCGTCTGGATCCATGACATCACACAGCAGCTGCTGGCTCGCGGAGACATGAACGTCCTGTTGGTGGACTGGAACCGCGGAGCTACCAATGTCAACTACCTGAAAGTTGTGACCTACACACACGATACAGCAGACAACCTCACTGCCTTCATCAAAAAGATGCAG GAGAATGGTGCCTCTCTTAGTTCCATCCATATGATTGGAATCAGTCTTGGAGCTCACATCTCAGGCTTTGTTGGAGCCAAATTCAATGGAACAATTGGGAGGATCACAG CTCTAGATCCAGCGGGGCCTATGTTCACTGGGAACCCCCCAGAGGACCGTCTGGACCCCACAGATGCACAGTTTGTGGACGTGGTGCACACAGACATGGACG CATTTGGGTTCAGGAAGCCTTTGGGCCACATTGATTTCTATCCTAACGGTGGAGCCGACCAGCCTGGCTGTCCAAAGACCATCTTCTCAG GGTCCAGCTATTTTAAGTGTGACCACCAGAGATCAGTGTTCCTCTATCTGGGCTCCATTAACCGGACCTGTAACATCAGGGCCTTCCCATGCTCTTCCTACACCGAATTCCTGGACGGACGCTGCATGGACTGTGATCAATTCAAACCTGCCGGATGCCCAGTCTTTG GGTATGATAGCATTGAGTGGAAGGATACTCTTGTGCCTCTGAATCAAACCAGGGTTTTCTTCACCACCAATAAACAGACTCCATTCTGCA GGACGAACTACAGGGTGGACGTTGTAACATGGAACCACGATACTCGCTGGGGCTACATCACCATCAAACTACACAATGGTGCTGAGGTGACAGAGGCAACAATAAACCA tAAAGTATCCAAGTTTGAGAAGTACTCAGAGACCAGATTATTGGCCCAGTTTGATAAGGACATACAGAAGGTCTACAAGATCTCAATCACATTCTCTACAGGGAATGCATTACAGCCTAAGCTCAAACTACGAGTGCTCCGCATCCGTCTCACACACCTGGAGCGTAAAGACAG gcctcTCTGCCGCTATGACGTCATTCTGGAGGAGAACAAAGAGTTGACCTTCAGACCCATGCCCTGTGAGGAGTCCAACTTCTGA
- the LOC139419591 gene encoding RNA binding motif protein 11, whose translation MQIQKEADKTVFVANLGSSANEEIIFELFLQAGPLKKVTIARDREGRQRSYGFVYYKHAEAVPYAIALLNGTWLFGRQIRLQYGTGSSHQDGGSGPQGTEDDRDDPSHDTPSMNVGLPESSVFHFTGRADGSVSCQDKLHWSNMVRGYPSEQYPLSITPPQPHYYVPPSPLCPPIAPLLPWPMPGYPQWALTRPPCPSQGQALLLPLPPSSTQPSKQTAHQSEGPKRQTAQQGEVETAKLRKHRRSRESRLQRHRNRCKK comes from the exons ATGCAGATCCAAAAAGAGGCAGACAAAACTGTCTTTGTGGCTAATTTAGGCAGTTCAGCTAATGAGGAAATTATTTTCGAGCTATTTTTGCAG GCTGGACCACTGAAGAAGGTCACCATCGCCCGAGACCGCGAGGGTCGCCAAAGGTCATATGGGTTTGTGTATTACAAGCATGCTGAAGCTGTACCCTATGCCATTGCCTTGCTGAATGGCACTTGGCTCTTTGGCCGTCAAATCAGGCTGCAGTACGGCACCG GTAGCTCCCACCAGGATGGGGGATCTGGACCTCAAGGCACAGAGGATGACCGTGATGACCCTTCACATGACACACCCAG TATGAACGTAGGCCTCCCAGAGTCATCTGTGTTCCACTTCACAGGGCGTGCTGATGGCAGCGTCTCCTGCCAGGACAAGTTACACTGGAGCAACATG GTGCGTGGCTACCCTTCTGAGCAGTACCCTCTGAGTATCACCCCTCCCCAGCCTCACTACTATGTCCCCCCGTCACCCTTGTGTCCCCCTATTGCCCCCCTGCTGCCCTGGCCAATGCCAGGATATCCCCAATGGGCCCTTACACGACCCCCCTGTCCCAGCCAGGGTCAGGCCCTCCTGCTCCCCCTGCCTCCCAGCTCTACCCAGCCCAGCAAGCAGACAGCTCACCAAAGTGAAGGGCCTAAGAGGCAGACAGCTCAGCAAGGAGAAGTGGAGACTGCGAAGCTACGCAAACACAGACGAAGCAGGGAGAGCAGACTGCAGAGGCACAGGAACAGATGCAAAAAGTGA
- the LOC139418603 gene encoding SH3 domain-containing kinase-binding protein 1-like isoform X2 produces the protein MGNYSSALTADIEDFDAVVSVTETLNQLAAHVEDERFQSQILSLEDVQVAPTQEGEAQEKEELDLSSVISQISTQTAPINTPVLPVIENKPHRPPRHTRLSSSSTVASVPHPFSTLLPGALSAILRVTLPPHLTSNLKPRREPSAQGPLTLEQLQTELRDLRDEVEMMKSQHNKEIQLLMNELDEEKRIRLSVQMEVAQMKKHKSK, from the exons ATGGGCAACTATAGCTCTGCCCTCACCGCGG ACATTGAAGATTTTGATGCTGTCGTTTCGGTCACTGAGACGCTGAATCAATTGGCAGCACACGTGGAAGACGAAAGGTTTCAGTCACAGATTCTGTCATTG GAAGACGTACAGGTGGCCCCTACACAGGAGGGAGAGGCGCAAGAGAAAGAGGAGCTGGACCTCTCCTCTGTCATATCACAAATCAGCACCCAGACAGCACCTATAAACACCCCTGTTTTACCT GTGATTGAAAATAAGCCTCACCGCCCTCCAAGGCACACAAggctctcctcttcatctactgTTGCCAGTGTTCCCCACCccttctccaccctcctccctggGGCTCTCTCTGCTATCCTGCGTGTGACCCTgccccctcacctcacctctaACCTCAAGCCCAGGAGGGAGCCAAGTGCCCAGGGCCCACTGACCCTAGAACAGCTGCAGACAGAGCTCCGGGACCTGAGGGACGAGGTAGAAATGATGAAGAGCCAGCACAA CAAAGAGATTCAACTGCTGATGAATGAGTTGGATGAGGAGAAAAGGATTCGTTTGTCAGTACAG ATGGAGGTGGCACAGATGAAGAAGCACAAGTCCAAGTGA
- the LOC139418600 gene encoding serine/arginine repetitive matrix protein 1-like — MPKMVRHHSGPPRFKPRSYSGGYNNTPHEEHYSPHLGSQRGFRGHPGKAPPSWRGRGHAHFAKSPTLMGERRERQFNQRRSQNQDSFNTCPSQSDPHHGHRRAPPSRPNCPPQAQHRSSPHSPAQWHQGQRGAPIHGQHPGHRSPSPHHYHSQHPDRRLPPSPSTHSSFMGPHKHPGPSHEEDRSWGARPHHSPGKRLFERPGRGGKRWNGPGPFPHPHNSERGPSGTTQKKPREFHGRGPYPERWSAERDPRQQHGVVGREREGSGRRSAEWAQEGSSHHPPHRSPAWKGVSSSFYQNSPQGRPSGQPHKRNFQECGPGLGLEHGHPKCPRREISQTFSRGFGGRPLSLMDKSRLMKGRQIRAESVMRLKAPPLRPRGADIENQEEEGPHASRANARSKFALRQERFQAKAGPLRKRPITHQSPAKSSRNSESHKEHVDSQRALSTHSSSSIDRRLARDLVVVSQWQAPGTNSSSKDSPPRDRSRPPKNKTEPYYNSDEQLTLNERFSKIHDSSPSPSPRDWRYAERQTDMPQENHTPERPFRNPRSPQRPSFRPSSPNHKPGPPPQRKPGPELPGPFRKPLMGGFVPRPFSQRPVFRKSQSILSKYRNMPTMRQRVPPNRGSNYRRW; from the exons ATGCCAAAGATGGTCAGACATCACTCCGGACCTCCTCGGTTCAAGCCCAG GTCCTACTCGGGTGGCTACAACAACACGCCACACGAAGAGCATTACAGCCCTCATCTCGGGAGTCAGAGAGGATTCCGGGGCCACCCAGGAAAGGCCCCTCCAAGCTGGAGAGGCAGAGGACACGCTCACTTTGCCAAAAGTCCCACACTGATGGGAGAACGACGGGAGCGACAATTCAATCAGCGGAGGTCCCAAAACCAGGATTCCTTCAACACATGCCCCTCTCAATCGGACCCCCATCATGGCCACAGGAGGGCACCCCCATCCAGGCCAAACTGCCCTCCCCAAGCCCAGCATAGGTCCTCCCCACACAGTCCTGCACAATGGCACCAGGGCCAGAGGGGAGCACCTATCCATGGACAACACCCAGGTCACAGATCCCCCTCACCACACCATTACCATAGCCAACACCCTGACAGGAGGCTGCCACCCTCACCATCCACCCACAGTTCCTTCATGGGCCCCCACAAGCACCCAGGTCCTTCCCATGAAGAGGATAGGAGCTGGGGTGCCCGGCCACACCATAGCCCCGGGAAAAGGTTGTTTGAGCGTCCAGGTCGCGGGGGGAAGCGCTGGAATGGGCCAGGGCCCTTTCCCCACCCACACAATAGTGAACGTGGACCTTCTGGCACCACCCAGAAAAAGCCACGGGAGTTTCATGGCAGAGGCCCATATCCAGAGAG GTGGTCTGCTGAGCGAGATCCCAGGCAACAGCATGGAGTggtgggaagggagagggagggcagCGGACGCCGCAGCGCTGAGTGGGCACAGGAAGGCAGCTCTCACCACCCTCCCCACAGATCCCCCGCATGGAAAGGCGTTTCATCTTCTTTCTACCAGAACAGCCCGCAGGGAAGACCAAGTGGACAACCTCACAAGCGGAATTTCCAGGAGTGCGGACCAGGCCTTGGTCTGGAGCATGGTCATCCAAAGTGCCCTCGGAGAGAGATCTCACAAACCTTCTCTAGGGGATTTGGTGGCCGTCCCTTGTCTCTCATGGACAAGAGTCGCTTGATGAAGGGGCGTCAAATTAGAGCGGAGTCGGTGATGCGGCTTAAAGCACCTCCACTTCGACCCAGAGGAGCAGATATCGAGAACCAGGAAGAGGAAGGTCCGCATGCGTCCAGAGCAAATGCACGATCCAAGTTCGCTCTTCGGCAGGAGCGTTTCCAAGCAAAGGCTGGGCCGCTGAGGAAGAGGCCCATAACTCATCAGTCACCTGCCAAGTCTTCCAGGAACTCTGAGTCACACAAGGAACATGTGGACTCTCAGCGCGCCTTGAGCACACACAG ctcttccTCTATAGACCGACGGTTGGCTCGTGACCTAGTCGTCGTGTCCCAGTGGCAAGCGCCAGGGACAAACTCCAGCTCAAAGGACAGCCCCCCAAGGGATAGAAGTAGACCACCAAAGAACAAAACCG AGCCCTATTACAATTCAGATGAACAACTTACGCTGAATGAACGCTTCTCTAAAATTCATGACTCCAGTCCTTCCCCTTCTCCAAGAGACTGGAGATATGCAGAAAG GCAAACGGACATGCCACAGGAGAACCACACACCTGAAAGACCCTTCAGGAATCCAAGATCACCGCAG AGACCCAGCTTCCGTCCCAGCAGCCCAAATCATAAACCAGGTCCTCCTCCCCAGAGAAAGCCAGGCCCTGAACTGCCCGGTCCCTTTAGGAAGCCACTCATG GGAGGCTTTGTGCCACGTCCCTTCTCTCAGAGGCCAGTGTTCAGGAAGAGCCAGAGCATCCTGTCAAAATACCGCAACATGCCGACGATGCGTCAACGTGTACCTCCCAACAGAGGGTCGAATTACCGCCGCTGGTGA
- the LOC139418603 gene encoding SH3 domain-containing kinase-binding protein 1-like isoform X1, protein MGNYSSALTADIEDFDAVVSVTETLNQLAAHVEDERFQSQILSLAAQSNPDLQEDVQVAPTQEGEAQEKEELDLSSVISQISTQTAPINTPVLPVIENKPHRPPRHTRLSSSSTVASVPHPFSTLLPGALSAILRVTLPPHLTSNLKPRREPSAQGPLTLEQLQTELRDLRDEVEMMKSQHNKEIQLLMNELDEEKRIRLSVQMEVAQMKKHKSK, encoded by the exons ATGGGCAACTATAGCTCTGCCCTCACCGCGG ACATTGAAGATTTTGATGCTGTCGTTTCGGTCACTGAGACGCTGAATCAATTGGCAGCACACGTGGAAGACGAAAGGTTTCAGTCACAGATTCTGTCATTG GCTGCTCAGTCTAACCCTGACTTACAGGAAGACGTACAGGTGGCCCCTACACAGGAGGGAGAGGCGCAAGAGAAAGAGGAGCTGGACCTCTCCTCTGTCATATCACAAATCAGCACCCAGACAGCACCTATAAACACCCCTGTTTTACCT GTGATTGAAAATAAGCCTCACCGCCCTCCAAGGCACACAAggctctcctcttcatctactgTTGCCAGTGTTCCCCACCccttctccaccctcctccctggGGCTCTCTCTGCTATCCTGCGTGTGACCCTgccccctcacctcacctctaACCTCAAGCCCAGGAGGGAGCCAAGTGCCCAGGGCCCACTGACCCTAGAACAGCTGCAGACAGAGCTCCGGGACCTGAGGGACGAGGTAGAAATGATGAAGAGCCAGCACAA CAAAGAGATTCAACTGCTGATGAATGAGTTGGATGAGGAGAAAAGGATTCGTTTGTCAGTACAG ATGGAGGTGGCACAGATGAAGAAGCACAAGTCCAAGTGA